A stretch of DNA from Globicephala melas chromosome 19, mGloMel1.2, whole genome shotgun sequence:
TAGCTCCACCTGGGTGCTGTCCAGGCCCCGAGAGGCGATGTCTGTGCAGAGAAGTATGTCTCGGGAGCCCTTCTGGAAGGACTGGAAGATGCCTGCTCTCATTGAGGCTGGCATCTGTCCCTGCAGTCTTAAGTGTTGGATTTTGTGGTCATCCAGAATATACCCCAGCCAGTTCACAGTGCTGGAGCAATTACAGAACACCAGAACACTTCCTGCGGGGCCAGTCCTATATGCTCTGTCACGCTGCTTGAGGATCGGCACCAACCCAGTCACCTTCTCTGTTCCCTTCAGTCTCATGAATGTCTGTCTGACGTGAGGCATGATGCAGTGGAGCTTGTCACTGGTAACAGTGGTTAGAGAGTCTAAGCTGGTAACTTTACTCAGCAGCTGGCCTACACCTTCGGGAAATGTGGCCCCTACCAGCACTAACTGAGCTTTGGGATTGAAGGGGTCTTTTAAGTCAGCTGGGTCTTCTGCTATATGGCTCCCCTCCAAGATGTAATCCACCAGTTCCAGGAAGCTTTCATCCAACAGCGTGTCTGCTTCATCCAACACCAAGAAGGAGAGCTGCTCCAGGCTGATCAGTTGAGTTTTCAGGGCCTTCCACAGAGCCCCCGGAGTGGCCACTAGTATATCTGCTGGAGGATGTTTGGACAGTTGCAGCCTGATCCTACTCATGCCATGGCCTCCCCCTAACTCCCGCACCTGGAGGCCCAAGGAGCTGCCCAAGGGCTGGGCCACGGCCCGCACCTGTTCGGCTAATTCTCGAGAAGGCACAAGAACCAGGCCTCGAGGCGCAGGGATGCGACAAGGGTCCAGGCTTGGCTGGCCCAAGAGCCGTTGAAGGAGAGGTAGTAAGTATCCTAGAGTTTTGCCACTGCCGGTTTCTGCGGCGCAGAGGATGTGGCGACCGCGGAGGAGTGGGGGAATGGTACTCGACTGCACGGTTGTGGGCCGAACAACTTCGGGAGCAGCCTCTTGTAGTGCGCTCAGAACGCGGTGCTCCAGACCCAGATCGGTGAAGCTGCCCTTGGGCGAGAGGTTCCGCAGCGCTGGAGCCTCATGTTGCGCGCGCTCGATGGAGAAATGGTCCCCGTGGGCGCGCCGATTCCTCCAGCCGCGCGAAGCGAGTGGCGCGGGCTCCCAAGGGCCCAGCGTGAGGCGAGCCGGCTGGTTCAACTCCGGTCGCCGCGCTGAGATCAGCAGCGACCCAGGTCGCACCAGCACCGGCCGCGGGGGGCTCCGCTGCCCGCTTTGCCGCTCTTCCTGCCGCCGCTGTAGAGCCCGCGGAATGCGCACCACGGGCAGGGGCTCGTTGGGACCGCGGACCGTCAGGTCCCGGCGAGGCGCCAGAAGCAACCGAGCCACGAGCGACAACAGCCGCGGCTGCCGCGCTAGAGCCATACTCCCCTCAGTGCGGGAGAGGCGCACGACAGTGACGTCACGGGCGCGCCAAGGCCTCGCGGACGGTGGCTGGCGCGGCTCAGTAGGGCCCGCGGAATTGGCGAACTGTGTGGAAGGAGCGGGATCTGTAGAGCTCAGCAGCGGCGAGGTCCGTAGGTCCGAACAGGGGATGGTGACTCCAGGTCCCGGCCAACCTTGGGGAAGGGTGCGCGATGGAGGCAGGACCGGGGTCCGGCGATGGGGCCCTGGCATTACGAACCAGGAGGGCGGAGGGCTTGTGGCGATCCGATGTCCGATCTCTGCAACGCTCATTTGTCGCCCTCACAGCCCCTGTCATGGCTTGGCCAGTTCGGGTCTCCCCCTGTAACtttacaagtatttattgagagtctGAGTGAATGGTCAGGCCTGGGGGCCGAGATCGGGAGTCCGGAGTCGTAGATCCAGGCTCACCCTTCCCTTAGAGctccccagagagctgagggccCCGAGGGCAAGCTCATGGCCTTCAGCGTATCTTCTCTTCAGTCCAGAGAACTCATCGCTTGGtacttttcccctctcttttcaGCTGAGGGTCATTCTCCCCTCCCTTGTCACCCTTTCCAGCTTCTCATCCTGAACCCACTGCTTTCTTGGCTAGTTCACCTCCACCGGCTTTCCAGTCAGATACCTCAGTTCCGTAAATAGCAGCGAGGAGGATTTGTGGCTTGTCTCACAAAACCACGGTCAGGCAGAATATTTTACTTGAATTCAGTTGTTCAGGTTGCCCAAAAGCCTTACACTACTGGTACTTCTTGAACGGATCCCGAAAATGGGTGTCAGATCATTTCTGTAATTTCCAGTGCCTGGGGTAGGAGATAAGGTAAATGTGGATTAACCACCTGGGAGGTTCTTAACATCTGGAGAAAGAGTTTTACTTTCATTAGATACCGTTATAGAGATAAATGCTATTAAATTTCAAATAGCATTTTGATACACGATAGACTTTCTGGAGAGTTACCTGTTAAACCAGCAGAGGAGAGAGTTTTGAGTACTCATGGGTGAACAGAGTCATTGGATAGAGCAGTGGCTCTTGCGTGAGGGTGATTTTgccctcacccttcccccaggACATTTGACAATGGCTGgagacatttttctttgtcaCATCCGTGGGGTCGGGTGGGGTGCTGCAGgcctctagtgggtagaggccaggatgcTACTACATATCGTACAAGGCATAGGAcagccctccccaccaccccaaagaattatctggccccaaatgtcaatagt
This window harbors:
- the DDX28 gene encoding probable ATP-dependent RNA helicase DDX28 yields the protein MALARQPRLLSLVARLLLAPRRDLTVRGPNEPLPVVRIPRALQRRQEERQSGQRSPPRPVLVRPGSLLISARRPELNQPARLTLGPWEPAPLASRGWRNRRAHGDHFSIERAQHEAPALRNLSPKGSFTDLGLEHRVLSALQEAAPEVVRPTTVQSSTIPPLLRGRHILCAAETGSGKTLGYLLPLLQRLLGQPSLDPCRIPAPRGLVLVPSRELAEQVRAVAQPLGSSLGLQVRELGGGHGMSRIRLQLSKHPPADILVATPGALWKALKTQLISLEQLSFLVLDEADTLLDESFLELVDYILEGSHIAEDPADLKDPFNPKAQLVLVGATFPEGVGQLLSKVTSLDSLTTVTSDKLHCIMPHVRQTFMRLKGTEKVTGLVPILKQRDRAYRTGPAGSVLVFCNCSSTVNWLGYILDDHKIQHLRLQGQMPASMRAGIFQSFQKGSRDILLCTDIASRGLDSTQVELVINYDFPLTLQDYIHRAGRVGRVGSEVPGTVVSFVTHPWDVSLVQKIELAARRRRRLPGLGPQ